In Dromaius novaehollandiae isolate bDroNov1 chromosome 2, bDroNov1.hap1, whole genome shotgun sequence, one DNA window encodes the following:
- the DBF4 gene encoding protein DBF4 homolog A isoform X2 — protein MKPSAVAAASNAALPHGMQAKTEKLRSSLKNLKKDITKPEKLKYKPLTGKVFYLDIPSNVISEKLEKDLKELGGKVEGFLSKDISYLISTKKEAKFAPTLGQISPVPSPEYNGGNSSPHPNSRRDRRDGSSFKTADTVRMSRGKSLVEKAIKEQELIPSGSILSSALSWGVKILHIDDIKNYIEQKKKELYLVKKASSSSKDVGKRCAAQKSRTGRLKNPFVKVEDRSCHYRPFYLQLPSFPVLNYCVPKPYSPFEVDKKHPSGQKQTQSKQRNKTNSEKDCGTPVQLPQKDKKKRGYCECCGKKYEDLQTHLESEQHRNFAQSTQYQVVDDIISKFAYEFVEYKDDTKIIKRTKCSTGCFSPIIGRVTKPDELKERLKKQRISLKSYSWKDTTMRALKLDHRPTEIHPNSVPMPTPISGSVCSVLYCHLSQPLEVKSKFRNNDENMKIDCSCAANVKEAVVSSNFIQPPPQKDDKANMKNLYQAYEPFSKEIFEPEVHKKNLQSLQEGVCTLYSHTQGTDFTEKDKNPQQPKRKLINAVVQPAKCLKKTDANPVFIKKHLDLCDDHQQMQHNVLLDTKASDTAVSKELNGLAASTAHSSPSGKLHRKVKLYLGRNKREQRKQNMELCVKYTDGLSVSGEKKSACSSPGQALLELFQTSEINSDFGGFSGYTENKDSTSIKDIWEGQNRNVVWSLFSSSSSSPFVGF, from the exons ATGAAACCGAGCGCCGTGGCGGCCGCCAGCAACGCAGCGCTTCCCC ATGGAAtgcaagcaaaaacagaaaagttaAGATCTTCTCTGAAGAATCTGAAAAAGGATATAACAAAACCAGAGAAACTTAAGTATAAACCACTTACTGGGAAGGTGTTTTACCTTGATATTCCATCAAATGTGATCTCTGAAAAATTAGAGAAGGACCTTAAAGAACTAGGAGGG aaAGTGGAAGGCTTTCTTAGCAAGGATATTAGCTATCTGATTTCTACTAAAAAGGAGGCAAAATTTGCACCAACTCTTGGTCAGATTTCTCCAGTTCCTAGCCCAGAATATAATGGAGGAAATAGTTCACCTCATCCCAACAGCCGAAGAGATCGACGTGATGGAAGTTCGTTTAAGACAGCAGATACA GTACGTATGAGCAGAGGAAAATCTTTAGTTGAAAAAGCAATCAAAGAGCAG GAATTAATCCCATCTGGTAGTATACTGTCCAGTGCTTTGAGTTGGGGAGTGAAGATACTTCATAttgatg ACATTAAGAATTAcattgaacaaaagaaaaaggagctcTACTTAGTCAAAAAAGCGAGCAGTTCTTCTAAAGATGTG ggaaaaCGATGTGCTGCTCAAAAGTCAAGAA CAGGTAGACTGAAAAACCCATTTGTGAAGGTGGAAGATAGAAGCTG CCACTACCGACCATTTTATCTGCAGTTACCCAGTTTTCCAGTTCTGAACTACTGCGTTCCAAAACCATATAGTCCATTTGAAGTGGATAAGAAGCATCCTTCTGGTCAAAAACAAACTCAGTCTAAGCAAAG aaacaaaacaaatagtgAAAAGGACTGTGGAACTCCTGTTCAGCTCCctcaaaaggataaaaaaaagagaggataCTGTGAATGTTGTGGGAAGAAATATGAAGATCTGCAAACT CATCTTGAAAGTGAACAGCACCGAAATTTTGCACAAAGCACACAGTATCAAGTTGTAGATGATATAATCTCCAAGTTTGCTTATGAGTTTGTTGAATACAAAGATgacacaaaaataattaaaag GACAAAATGTAGTACAGGATGTTTTTCTCCTATTATTGGAAGGGTAACTAAACCAGATGAGCTGAAAGAACGACTGAAAAAGCAACGCATTTCATTGAAAAGTTACTCATGGAAGGATACTACAATGCGGGCACTCAAACTGGATCATCGGCCTACAGAAATACACCCAAATTCTGTGCCAATGCCTACCCCTATTTCTGGATCTGTCTGTTCAGTTCTTTATTGTCATCTGTCACAACCTTTGGAAGTAAAAAGTAAATTCAGAAATAatgatgaaaatatgaaaattgaTTGTTCCTGTGCTGCAAATGTAAAAGAGGCTGTTGTATCATCAAACTTCATACAGCCGCCGCCTCAGAAAGATGACAAAGCAAACATGAAGAACTTGTATCAAGCTTATGAGCCATTCAGTAAAGAAATCTTTGAACCAGAAGTACATAAAAAGAATTTACAGAGCTTACAGGAAGGTGTATGTACTTTATATTCTCATACTCAAGGTAcagattttactgaaaaagacaaaaacccaCAGCAGCCAAAACGAAAATTAATTAATGCAGTAGTCCAACCAGCAAAATGTTTGAAGAAAACAGATGCAAATCCTGTGTTTATCAAAAAACATCTTGATTTGTGTGATGATCATCAACAGATGCAGCACAATGTTCTTCTGGACACTAAGGCATCTGATACTGCTGTAAGCAAAGAACTTAATGGATTGGCTGCCAGCACTGCCCACAGTTCGCCATCTGGAAAGCTTCACAGAAAAGTAAAACTTTACTTgggaagaaataaaagagaacaaCGGAAACAGAATATGGAGTTGTGTGTAAAGTACACTGATGGACTATCtgtttctggagaaaagaaaagtgCTTGTAGCTCACCAGGGCAGGCTTTACTGGAATTATTTCAGACAAGTGAAATAAACTCAGATTTTGGAGGTTTTTCAGGTTACACTGAGAACAAAGATTCAACGAGCATAAAAGATATCTGGGAAGGGCAGAAT
- the DBF4 gene encoding protein DBF4 homolog A isoform X1 — protein MKPSAVAAASNAALPPDGMQAKTEKLRSSLKNLKKDITKPEKLKYKPLTGKVFYLDIPSNVISEKLEKDLKELGGKVEGFLSKDISYLISTKKEAKFAPTLGQISPVPSPEYNGGNSSPHPNSRRDRRDGSSFKTADTVRMSRGKSLVEKAIKEQELIPSGSILSSALSWGVKILHIDDIKNYIEQKKKELYLVKKASSSSKDVGKRCAAQKSRTGRLKNPFVKVEDRSCHYRPFYLQLPSFPVLNYCVPKPYSPFEVDKKHPSGQKQTQSKQRNKTNSEKDCGTPVQLPQKDKKKRGYCECCGKKYEDLQTHLESEQHRNFAQSTQYQVVDDIISKFAYEFVEYKDDTKIIKRTKCSTGCFSPIIGRVTKPDELKERLKKQRISLKSYSWKDTTMRALKLDHRPTEIHPNSVPMPTPISGSVCSVLYCHLSQPLEVKSKFRNNDENMKIDCSCAANVKEAVVSSNFIQPPPQKDDKANMKNLYQAYEPFSKEIFEPEVHKKNLQSLQEGVCTLYSHTQGTDFTEKDKNPQQPKRKLINAVVQPAKCLKKTDANPVFIKKHLDLCDDHQQMQHNVLLDTKASDTAVSKELNGLAASTAHSSPSGKLHRKVKLYLGRNKREQRKQNMELCVKYTDGLSVSGEKKSACSSPGQALLELFQTSEINSDFGGFSGYTENKDSTSIKDIWEGQNRNVVWSLFSSSSSSPFVGF, from the exons ATGAAACCGAGCGCCGTGGCGGCCGCCAGCAACGCAGCGCTTCCCC CAGATGGAAtgcaagcaaaaacagaaaagttaAGATCTTCTCTGAAGAATCTGAAAAAGGATATAACAAAACCAGAGAAACTTAAGTATAAACCACTTACTGGGAAGGTGTTTTACCTTGATATTCCATCAAATGTGATCTCTGAAAAATTAGAGAAGGACCTTAAAGAACTAGGAGGG aaAGTGGAAGGCTTTCTTAGCAAGGATATTAGCTATCTGATTTCTACTAAAAAGGAGGCAAAATTTGCACCAACTCTTGGTCAGATTTCTCCAGTTCCTAGCCCAGAATATAATGGAGGAAATAGTTCACCTCATCCCAACAGCCGAAGAGATCGACGTGATGGAAGTTCGTTTAAGACAGCAGATACA GTACGTATGAGCAGAGGAAAATCTTTAGTTGAAAAAGCAATCAAAGAGCAG GAATTAATCCCATCTGGTAGTATACTGTCCAGTGCTTTGAGTTGGGGAGTGAAGATACTTCATAttgatg ACATTAAGAATTAcattgaacaaaagaaaaaggagctcTACTTAGTCAAAAAAGCGAGCAGTTCTTCTAAAGATGTG ggaaaaCGATGTGCTGCTCAAAAGTCAAGAA CAGGTAGACTGAAAAACCCATTTGTGAAGGTGGAAGATAGAAGCTG CCACTACCGACCATTTTATCTGCAGTTACCCAGTTTTCCAGTTCTGAACTACTGCGTTCCAAAACCATATAGTCCATTTGAAGTGGATAAGAAGCATCCTTCTGGTCAAAAACAAACTCAGTCTAAGCAAAG aaacaaaacaaatagtgAAAAGGACTGTGGAACTCCTGTTCAGCTCCctcaaaaggataaaaaaaagagaggataCTGTGAATGTTGTGGGAAGAAATATGAAGATCTGCAAACT CATCTTGAAAGTGAACAGCACCGAAATTTTGCACAAAGCACACAGTATCAAGTTGTAGATGATATAATCTCCAAGTTTGCTTATGAGTTTGTTGAATACAAAGATgacacaaaaataattaaaag GACAAAATGTAGTACAGGATGTTTTTCTCCTATTATTGGAAGGGTAACTAAACCAGATGAGCTGAAAGAACGACTGAAAAAGCAACGCATTTCATTGAAAAGTTACTCATGGAAGGATACTACAATGCGGGCACTCAAACTGGATCATCGGCCTACAGAAATACACCCAAATTCTGTGCCAATGCCTACCCCTATTTCTGGATCTGTCTGTTCAGTTCTTTATTGTCATCTGTCACAACCTTTGGAAGTAAAAAGTAAATTCAGAAATAatgatgaaaatatgaaaattgaTTGTTCCTGTGCTGCAAATGTAAAAGAGGCTGTTGTATCATCAAACTTCATACAGCCGCCGCCTCAGAAAGATGACAAAGCAAACATGAAGAACTTGTATCAAGCTTATGAGCCATTCAGTAAAGAAATCTTTGAACCAGAAGTACATAAAAAGAATTTACAGAGCTTACAGGAAGGTGTATGTACTTTATATTCTCATACTCAAGGTAcagattttactgaaaaagacaaaaacccaCAGCAGCCAAAACGAAAATTAATTAATGCAGTAGTCCAACCAGCAAAATGTTTGAAGAAAACAGATGCAAATCCTGTGTTTATCAAAAAACATCTTGATTTGTGTGATGATCATCAACAGATGCAGCACAATGTTCTTCTGGACACTAAGGCATCTGATACTGCTGTAAGCAAAGAACTTAATGGATTGGCTGCCAGCACTGCCCACAGTTCGCCATCTGGAAAGCTTCACAGAAAAGTAAAACTTTACTTgggaagaaataaaagagaacaaCGGAAACAGAATATGGAGTTGTGTGTAAAGTACACTGATGGACTATCtgtttctggagaaaagaaaagtgCTTGTAGCTCACCAGGGCAGGCTTTACTGGAATTATTTCAGACAAGTGAAATAAACTCAGATTTTGGAGGTTTTTCAGGTTACACTGAGAACAAAGATTCAACGAGCATAAAAGATATCTGGGAAGGGCAGAAT
- the DBF4 gene encoding protein DBF4 homolog A isoform X3, translating to MKPSAVAAASNAALPPDGMQAKTEKLRSSLKNLKKDITKPEKLKYKPLTGKVFYLDIPSNVISEKLEKDLKELGGKVEGFLSKDISYLISTKKEAKFAPTLGQISPVPSPEYNGGNSSPHPNSRRDRRDGSSFKTADTVRMSRGKSLVEKAIKEQELIPSGSILSSALSWGVKILHIDDIKNYIEQKKKELYLVKKASSSSKDVGKRCAAQKSRSRLKNPFVKVEDRSCHYRPFYLQLPSFPVLNYCVPKPYSPFEVDKKHPSGQKQTQSKQRNKTNSEKDCGTPVQLPQKDKKKRGYCECCGKKYEDLQTHLESEQHRNFAQSTQYQVVDDIISKFAYEFVEYKDDTKIIKRTKCSTGCFSPIIGRVTKPDELKERLKKQRISLKSYSWKDTTMRALKLDHRPTEIHPNSVPMPTPISGSVCSVLYCHLSQPLEVKSKFRNNDENMKIDCSCAANVKEAVVSSNFIQPPPQKDDKANMKNLYQAYEPFSKEIFEPEVHKKNLQSLQEGVCTLYSHTQGTDFTEKDKNPQQPKRKLINAVVQPAKCLKKTDANPVFIKKHLDLCDDHQQMQHNVLLDTKASDTAVSKELNGLAASTAHSSPSGKLHRKVKLYLGRNKREQRKQNMELCVKYTDGLSVSGEKKSACSSPGQALLELFQTSEINSDFGGFSGYTENKDSTSIKDIWEGQNRNVVWSLFSSSSSSPFVGF from the exons ATGAAACCGAGCGCCGTGGCGGCCGCCAGCAACGCAGCGCTTCCCC CAGATGGAAtgcaagcaaaaacagaaaagttaAGATCTTCTCTGAAGAATCTGAAAAAGGATATAACAAAACCAGAGAAACTTAAGTATAAACCACTTACTGGGAAGGTGTTTTACCTTGATATTCCATCAAATGTGATCTCTGAAAAATTAGAGAAGGACCTTAAAGAACTAGGAGGG aaAGTGGAAGGCTTTCTTAGCAAGGATATTAGCTATCTGATTTCTACTAAAAAGGAGGCAAAATTTGCACCAACTCTTGGTCAGATTTCTCCAGTTCCTAGCCCAGAATATAATGGAGGAAATAGTTCACCTCATCCCAACAGCCGAAGAGATCGACGTGATGGAAGTTCGTTTAAGACAGCAGATACA GTACGTATGAGCAGAGGAAAATCTTTAGTTGAAAAAGCAATCAAAGAGCAG GAATTAATCCCATCTGGTAGTATACTGTCCAGTGCTTTGAGTTGGGGAGTGAAGATACTTCATAttgatg ACATTAAGAATTAcattgaacaaaagaaaaaggagctcTACTTAGTCAAAAAAGCGAGCAGTTCTTCTAAAGATGTG ggaaaaCGATGTGCTGCTCAAAAGTCAAGAA GTAGACTGAAAAACCCATTTGTGAAGGTGGAAGATAGAAGCTG CCACTACCGACCATTTTATCTGCAGTTACCCAGTTTTCCAGTTCTGAACTACTGCGTTCCAAAACCATATAGTCCATTTGAAGTGGATAAGAAGCATCCTTCTGGTCAAAAACAAACTCAGTCTAAGCAAAG aaacaaaacaaatagtgAAAAGGACTGTGGAACTCCTGTTCAGCTCCctcaaaaggataaaaaaaagagaggataCTGTGAATGTTGTGGGAAGAAATATGAAGATCTGCAAACT CATCTTGAAAGTGAACAGCACCGAAATTTTGCACAAAGCACACAGTATCAAGTTGTAGATGATATAATCTCCAAGTTTGCTTATGAGTTTGTTGAATACAAAGATgacacaaaaataattaaaag GACAAAATGTAGTACAGGATGTTTTTCTCCTATTATTGGAAGGGTAACTAAACCAGATGAGCTGAAAGAACGACTGAAAAAGCAACGCATTTCATTGAAAAGTTACTCATGGAAGGATACTACAATGCGGGCACTCAAACTGGATCATCGGCCTACAGAAATACACCCAAATTCTGTGCCAATGCCTACCCCTATTTCTGGATCTGTCTGTTCAGTTCTTTATTGTCATCTGTCACAACCTTTGGAAGTAAAAAGTAAATTCAGAAATAatgatgaaaatatgaaaattgaTTGTTCCTGTGCTGCAAATGTAAAAGAGGCTGTTGTATCATCAAACTTCATACAGCCGCCGCCTCAGAAAGATGACAAAGCAAACATGAAGAACTTGTATCAAGCTTATGAGCCATTCAGTAAAGAAATCTTTGAACCAGAAGTACATAAAAAGAATTTACAGAGCTTACAGGAAGGTGTATGTACTTTATATTCTCATACTCAAGGTAcagattttactgaaaaagacaaaaacccaCAGCAGCCAAAACGAAAATTAATTAATGCAGTAGTCCAACCAGCAAAATGTTTGAAGAAAACAGATGCAAATCCTGTGTTTATCAAAAAACATCTTGATTTGTGTGATGATCATCAACAGATGCAGCACAATGTTCTTCTGGACACTAAGGCATCTGATACTGCTGTAAGCAAAGAACTTAATGGATTGGCTGCCAGCACTGCCCACAGTTCGCCATCTGGAAAGCTTCACAGAAAAGTAAAACTTTACTTgggaagaaataaaagagaacaaCGGAAACAGAATATGGAGTTGTGTGTAAAGTACACTGATGGACTATCtgtttctggagaaaagaaaagtgCTTGTAGCTCACCAGGGCAGGCTTTACTGGAATTATTTCAGACAAGTGAAATAAACTCAGATTTTGGAGGTTTTTCAGGTTACACTGAGAACAAAGATTCAACGAGCATAAAAGATATCTGGGAAGGGCAGAAT